The region ACAGTCAGACTAACTATAATTTGTTATTCTATGCCTAACCAGCTAAAAGCATTTGACTTCTGAAGCTAAACTGACTAGCCATCTAACTATCTCACTAAAACACTCGATTTTGCCAACTGAAAAGCTAGTTAAATCGCTTTCCACTTCGTTACTTATGAATTTTCTTGCCCTCGTATGTTATCGATAGATATCGATATCTAGACTGGACATGCCATTTCGGGACTGCGGCGTTGATGCTAGGAAACCTTAGCGATTAACAAAATATCTCTACAGCAAGTAAACTATGAAATTGTCTATTTCGATTTCTGCCTTCTGTATACTTTGACCAGCTAGTACGCTATtgtcattttattgatttatttactttttcttgGCCTCGCAAATCATAACCAGCAGCATAACGAAGCCCAGCCACTGAGAGATGCAGTTTCGAGTCGTGCACGCCGCTCGCGCACTGTGTCAGCAGCAACGCCGCGTGCTGGTTGGATGACACTAGTTTGCGTTATAGGAAGTAGCGAACAGGCCGTAGCATTAGCTGAACGTTTGAGATTTCCGATTTTTCGAAGTCGGGATTAATACACTGGGTGGcatcctgtttttgttgtcTTCGCTTTTGTACCGAAACTGGTCGTCGATGCAACTGTAATATCGCAATTTCGACTTTGCTGGTTTGGAGCTTGTTAACTGTTGGAGAGTCCAAACCTTCATTGTGCTTCctgcaaattattttctgtagaTTGCCTATTTCGTTACTACTAGCTAACGTTCTTAGAAagttagcattagctagctagcctttGGCTAGCTGTACTGACATTGACGTGAGAAAAACATCCGCGGAATATCGCAAACTTCTCCTGAGAAAAGATTTCGTAACAGTTAGCTTGTTAGCTGACTAACAACAATTGAACTGACCACAGCAACCGGTACACATTAATGGGTGCTCACAGGAGTGAAGGGCGGAGAGACTGGCTACAGCAAGATGTTGCAGAACAGCAGGTCGCGATGGTGAGCGTTTTTGAACAATTAATTTGATATGCTACTTGTTATTTTACTTATGGAGACCCAGAATGCCTTGTGGAATCTCGCAGCTGTACAGCTAGATACGAAGGCACTGAAAACGTTCATATTGAATGTGATTACTTAGCTGATGATTTTATTCAGTCAAATTCAGtagctaacattacctagcCATTTTAGTAATCTGTGTTGGCAGTGTGCTCTGAGTCACAGTGGTTTTCTGGCTTGGGTCGTTTTCTTAAAGTGGGACGGAAAAAAAACCCgcaaatttaattgaatgaaaaccCTTAGTATTGCACAAGAGTCAAAAATGGGTCACACTTTTGTAGTTGTTTCCAGCTAATGAGTCATTTAAATGTTGACTTCAACATACACTCGAACTTCCCGCATATCTTCCAGGAAATTAGAAATAACGTTACTATACCAATACATCTGCAGTTCAAAACTATGTACAGGCTCATAAACCCCCCGAACAACCACCGTGGCCCCAATACGTTTGGCTTTCAAAGCAGAATCCCTGTCATATGTCTTGATTGATCTCTGCTGCATTCAGTACAGCTGACCATCATATCCTTTTTGTAAACCAGACTGAAATGGGTATCTCAGACAATGCCCACAAATGGATATCATGATAACTTTCTCCATCAAAATTAAAACAGGATTTAGCCGTTTTATGGGCTTATGTCCCCCATTTTCTAGGACTGTACCCGACTCTGATGTTCCTTAGTCGAATAGGATTCGGCCATTCAATGATTCGACCATAGACTTTCTGGTGATTAGAAAATGCATTGGCATGGGTTCAGTGATGAATTGGATCACGTTAACAAGAACGTATTTTGGGCGTTTAAAATCTATAAATTCATCAAGACCTGCTGCTTTTGATGCGAAATTCTGGTAGATTTGACTTGCCGACACAGAATGCATTAGGCTTCCGTGCGAATTTGATTCATTAGGTGAGTTATTGGTCATAACTCAAGTCAAGATATTTCTATTAGtcatatgcttttttaaaattgaacatTAATTCTGAAAAgctttaatattattatatgaaCAGGGACAGCAGGGCAGTCAAGGGCAGTTTTCTCTCCAGCAATTTGGTCCTTTCTCAGCAAGAGGTCAATAGAGCCATCTTTTTGGTCAGTCATCTATGTCAATGCAACTAATCAAGTGCAGACTATTACTGATCGCAGTGCTCCTACCACTGGTGAGGTCCTACATGATGATGAAATAGTTTGCAGCAGTGCAGGTTGTTTTCAGGAAATATCTCAGTTTCTTATTCAATTCCTATTTAGAATGCAGGTCATTTGTCCACTTAATGACGTGCAATGTTTTCACTCAAAAAGACATCTTTCTGCtgctctggttttttttttaactctgattttccatattgtttatttcagatCACAATTGATGGTTTCTGTCTGTAATTGCCGGTCTATTGTTTTTTGTGCCTGTATGGATTTGTTgtaaactgtacaaaataaattaactcTCATCACATTGCAGCCAGTCACTCAGACCTTTTTGTGTTTGACCTTCTGTCAATGTCATATTCCTTCCTCTCACCTGGTGTAGCCTATTGGGTCaagtaatttaaataattgaaataataaataaataaaaatggtcaCATGGTAAccgtgttttattttagtacaGCTATTTGAGAATGCCCtatttctaacaatgttctgttaaattaaaggcaaaatAGCATGCTGTGTCTTTCCTCGATTAAATACACCAGCCTATCAATATTTTACTCATCGCCTATTTGTTCCTAGCAGCTGGttattttttgaaacttcatgcacttgttactgttgctacatttgcacatgttatttttgttgtttcccaCTGCTGCGCATGAGATCTATTAATTCATTTGATAGTAAATTTTTATGACTTTAAAACTTATgatttcttctgcttttttcagttttctgtgattttcagaaACTTTCCCGTGATTGCTCCGTGACTTCAACGAATATTTTCCCTAACAAACACTCAGCCTTACTCATGAATAGTAACTCCTTAAGGTCTACTCTCTGGACCTGTTTTAAATATCTAATGCTCATACAcagtgtatatatgcatataatttgaggactgtgagtgtgtggggcatttattcatttatagaCATTGGCAAAATTGGCATAAAACACTGAAGTATTATATATACCTTTTTCCAAAGAATTTGTTTTACAATTCAAAAACAAGCAACAGAatcttattttctttgtctCGTTACTGTGAGATTATGTTACACGTTTTTTATGTTGGTATGACCGTATTAATTAGACTGCGATCTGTGTTATTTCAGAGTCCGTGGAACGTCATGATTAAACATCGGCAGGTTCATCGCAGGGGACGGCGCTCACAGATGACCGTCAGGTAAAGCCAAAAGCCACCTGAATGTTTCTGATGAGAGTTCACCATTGTCACCAGACCTGTGCTTGAACAAAAAGTGTATTTGTCGTGAGTCAGACATTTAAGGATCTCCATTTTGTATATGTTTTGTGGCTTTATATTTTTCCTGTACATTCCATGTAGGTCTAATTTATGAAAATTATGGGTGTTTGTCTGGAAAATTTCATCTTGATGTTGCAGTTGATAATATACAGCTAGCAGCTGAGTATGTTTGTGACACAAATTTGTGCATTGAAAGATTCTCTGTTTTATTGCATCTAGCTATACTGACCCTGTGCTGTCCATGGACCTTCTGAGAACTGTACTGCAGCCAAGCTTCAATGATGACATCCTTGCTGTCTTTAAGAAGTACATGAAAGTAAGCGCTCATAGCTGCATAGCTTTGACCACTGTCATAAGGACGTGAACCACTGTATACAAATTCATGCTTGAATTGTGCATGATAATTGCATATATATGCTGTGTACACGAGGAGGATTCATACCAAAGTAAAGTAatgatttaaatgtgtttgttgtgataaaatatgttgtgtttttcagcCATCAGAACCATAGAAACTGAGTACTGTTTTTAAATCACTTGAAATGCTACATTAACCTGGATAAAATAACACTTTCTGCTTGCCACGGTTATGACGGTTAATGTgatttttacatgttttctgAACAGTTTTTTGAGAAGGCTGCCAGCAACGTAAAGGAGAACGTCGGCGAGGACGTGCAGACGGAGCAGCTGATCAGAGAGGCCTGCAGAAACTGCTTGGAGCACGTGAGAGCCCTCCGCTTCCAGACATTCACTGTTGTCCTGTAACACGGAGAAGACTTGGCATCCCACAggacattcattatttttattgtcttgCTGCTTCTGCAGGCAAAGCAGCTCTTTCCTGATGCGGTTGCCAGATCTGGTCCGGAGCCCCCAGTCAAGGTGAGGTTCAGGTGACACGGCGAAGATCAATTTTTGCGTCACACATTCTTTCCACCAGTcttgacacccctgctgtaaaGCGTGTGCTTGATGTTATCGCGGGgaaggtgagagaaagagttggcTCGCCCCACTCTGGGTCGGGTCGTGTGGCTTTCCCCTCTAACGGCTCACTGCTCTTCTGTCCTTACAGCGCCCACGGCCCGTGGAGGACAGCTCAAGCCAGAGGGGCAGTCCCGTCCCGAAGAAGGTGAGACAGCCTGGCGCCTGGCCACTTTCTATTCTGAGACTggccacaggaagtgaaagCTTGTCTTTAGAAgcataataatgtttttttttttgttttttttttcgtttggtGCAGCGGAAAGGTCGTCCCCCCGGGCCAGTCACTGTTTATGATCGTCCCATTTCCTACAGCACCCCGTAAGTATAAgcaagtgtacacacacatacacacacaccaatcgcacatacacacatgcaccacgCACGTACGCTCGttcgcacacacatgtatgcacgcatatctgcatgcgcacacacacgtatgcatgcacgcatacactcatgcatacacacacacacacatgcacatgtacgtacatatgcacgcatacacacacacaaacattttctaCAGGTGAATATGTGCTGAGTCTTAATACCGTAACCAGTGTGACTGACCAGGCTAAGGGCTGAAGCTGTGGGTTTCTATGGCTGTATattcatgtatgtatatattaatCAATTTCATCACCATGAGACCTTCAGAGTTGTCGTtcatttttagacatttttgtaaGTTTAGTCCGGATTGTGACCTGTTTGGTTCCTTTCTCTTTAAGAGCCAAGCCCAAGAACTCTGAGCCTGTGAAGCGCGAGGGACCCAAGGTGAGGGCAGATCAGACCTCGGTCAagtgcgtgtttgttttggattcaaatacttttctgtgctctttcgatcttgcctggtgtaattgacaatatgaccagaaggcggggtttgcactttttgagagtatttcattggtccCAATACACCAGAagagatcagtaaagcgtagcaAAGTATTTAAACCAAAACAagtacgtatttgacccaggtctggggCAGATATTTTGATTCGTTCTGAGAttctgtgaatgtgaatgtgtaaaccacgcatgcatgcatcagactatgtttgtttgtaatttCTCTCTGTAGACCTGCCTGAATTTTATATTATCTAATGTGACATAATCTGATGTCCATTCTTCCGTTTGTACCAAATGTTTGAATGCAATGTGTGCTTAATTTATGTGCTTAATTAATGAGCAGTTTGATTTCTTACGCAGTGGGACCCTTCCAGGCTGAATGAAAAGAGCACATTCGTCCTCGGTTCAAGGGCAAACAAGTAAGCGGGAAGGGAGAGGCAGCAGCATGATAATGCATTGCACCGGGTTTGCAGCAGAGGCTGTGGAATCAGTTCCCAGGAGCATCGATTACACCATTAAGCGGGGttatttttgtacaattttGGGGCAtaatatatgcaaattaaatatgCCTATTTAATTTGCATACTCTAGGTAGAACGTTGCTCTTCATGCTGGCCAGAGATGTGGCTGATATTTGCTAGCTAAACGTGTAAAGTTAAAAGGGGTAGCAGCTATGGCCGTTGGTGCAGTCTTCTCTTGTGAATGTCTGTTTGCCCTTTTCCCTAATGTCCCTGGTCCTCCCTCTCAAACTTCCCTTTCAGAGCTCTAGGGATGGGTGGCACCAGAGGGAGGATTTACATCAAACACGCTGACCTCTTCAAGGTGAAGTTGCTTTTCAGAATATCCATGTCACGATGACAGGGAAGCGGGTTTGATTATGTATCATAACTGTGTAACAGGCATTCTGTATTGTCGTATCGTAATGGTTCTGTGAACTCACTCACCGTactgtttcttaaaaaaaagacataaaactTTGGATGCCTGGGACTCTGTTATCTTCTATCGACTCAAACATTGTCCACAAATTGAGCTGACATTGCTGAAACACCCAGCAGATGTTGTGTGATTCTGTGCAAGCTTTGGATTTCATCCAAATTCAGTAACAGTTCAGACCTAT is a window of Anguilla anguilla isolate fAngAng1 chromosome 13, fAngAng1.pri, whole genome shotgun sequence DNA encoding:
- the LOC118211890 gene encoding deoxynucleotidyltransferase terminal-interacting protein 1, with translation MGAHRSEGRRDWLQQDVAEQQVAMSPWNVMIKHRQVHRRGRRSQMTVSYTDPVLSMDLLRTVLQPSFNDDILAVFKKYMKFFEKAASNVKENVGEDVQTEQLIREACRNCLEHAKQLFPDAVARSGPEPPVKRPRPVEDSSSQRGSPVPKKRKGRPPGPVTVYDRPISYSTPAKPKNSEPVKREGPKWDPSRLNEKSTFVLGSRANKALGMGGTRGRIYIKHADLFKYAADAQDKHWLAERQHMRATGGKMAYLLIEEDVQDLAQSDDYRDCPELKLDEMKPFAVPLWMIEKMQKAMEAQRSERE